In a genomic window of Magnolia sinica isolate HGM2019 chromosome 16, MsV1, whole genome shotgun sequence:
- the LOC131228650 gene encoding alpha-glucan water dikinase 1, chloroplastic-like isoform X3 gives MSSSNPTSYSRAPLVHHFELGEGIQLQVNVSGSSNGFYAKIDFQLKNCSRQLIMHWGGIYQGQTKWILLADCPPGTSTYKQSALQTPFVKTRDGYMITIQLRDPKLQAIEFVLKDERDRWYKLKQGNLRIEIPDLASVSYPSIPIELVQHKAYLMWERKGKPRNSPQQEKQDYEDSLRELQGQLSRGMSLDELRSSLFGTNKTRDIPIGGPTVISNQSSFVHHKRYDVSQWLTKRSDSHSRGANSTSSSLLSVVERSMGGDDVTTRQTFHVGNNEIAILLKTVRGDYHVLVATNMKGSTVLLHWGVSKLSANEWLAPPSEMLPERSKLLNGACQTYFQEMSTGGGFFQFVDINLQKRDFVGIQFILWSGSSWIKNDGSNFYINLKPTGSKVGKGAGNGNGTVKWLLDEIAEKEKDAERSLMHRFNIATELTGRCRNEGELGLIGILVWMRFMACRQLTWNKNYNVKPREISAAQDKLTDLLQRIYTEEPNHREIVRLIMASIGRGGEGDVGQRIRDEILVLQRNNDCKGGMMEEWHQKLHNNTSPDDVIICQALLDYVRSDFKTDVYWRTLNANGLTKTILASYDRPIVSEPRFRADTKDGLIRDLTSYLRTLKAVHSGADLESAIVTCLGYSSKSHDFMGGVNVQSVGGISLKLRECLNFIQAHVEDQNVGPLMEKLLEARVELRPILLKPHGRLKDLIFLDLALDSSVRTSMERGFKELNNSHLQGIVSFISLMLENLCLSAVDNEDLICCMKDWYRVCELYRPNDDRWALQAKAVLDRVRLALTDKAHYYHKMIQPSAQYLGQLLGVQKWAIDIFTEELIRAGSAASLSLLVNRLDPVLRKIANLGCWQVISPVEVCGFVTAVNELISVQNKVYKRPTIIVANKVTGEEEIPDGAVGVLTPDMPDVLSHVSVRARNSKVCFATCFDQNILRDLKSKEGKAISIQLRSMDLVYSDITSSDLSLGSNSSSIPRGLSLKKKDFGGKYAISIEEFTRELVGAKSYNIQYLRGKVPTWIKVPTSVALPFGVFEIVLQADINKDLANRISSFVKLVSGGDLSKLQTIQETILRMSPPSQLINELKSKMKSSRIPWPGDEGEARWNQAWLAIKKVVGYPSKQIGLFIRKSIIFRSDSNGEDLEGYAGAGLYDSVPMDKEEKVILDYSCDWLIVDRSFQRFIFLKIAEAGKIIEGLYGSAQDIEGVVKDGEVYVVQTRPQM, from the exons ATGTCATCCTCAAATCCTACCAGCTATTCACGGGCACCGCTAGTTCATCATTTCGAACTCGGGGAGGGAATTCAGCTGCAG GTTAATGTGTCTGGATCTTCAAATGGGTTCTATGCAAAAATCGATTTTCAGCTTAAAAACTGCTCAAGGCAGTTGATCATGCACTGGGGTGGCATTTACCAAGGACAGAC GAAGTGGATCCTTTTGGCTGATTGTCCTCCTGGGACGAGCACCTACAAACAAAGCGCATTGCAGACACCGTTTGTGAAG ACTAGAGATGGCTACATGATTACGATTCAATTGCGGGACCCTAAGTTGCAAGCTATCGAATTTGTTTTGAAAGATGAGAGAGATAGATG GTATAAACTAAAACAAGGAAACCTCCGGATTGAGATACCGGACTTGGCATCTGTTTCTTATCCGTCAATACCTATTGAATTGGTACAACACAAGGCATATTTAATGTGGGAAAGAAAAGGGAAGCCAAGGAACTCACCGCAACAGGAAAAG CAAGATTATGAAGATTCCTTAAGAGAGCTCCAGGGACAGCTATCAAGAGGAATGTCTCTTGATGAACTTCGAAGTAGTTTGTTTGGAACAAATAAAACAAGGGATATTCCAATTGGAGGACCCACAGTCATTAGCAACCAATCGTCATTCGTTCATCACAAAAGATATGACGTGTCCCAGTGGTTAACAAAGCGTTCCGATTCCCATTCCAGAGGTGCCAATTCGACCTCGTCATCTTTATTGAGCGTTGTTGAGCGGTCAATGGGAGGAGATGATGTGACCACGAGGCAAACATTTCATGTTGGCAACAATGAAATAGCG ATTCTCCTAAAGACTGTCAGAGGTGACTATCACGTATTGGTTGCTACAAACATGAAAGGCTCTACAGTGCTTCTTCACTGGGGTGTATCAAAGCTATCAGCTAATGAATGGCTG GCTCCTCCATCGGAGATGTTACCCGAAAGATCAAAGTTGCTTAATGGAGCATGCCAGACTTATTTTCAAGAAATGTCAACTGGAGGAGGATTCTTTCAG TTTGTGGATATCAATTTGCAGAAAAGGGATTTTGTCGGAATCCAATTTATTCTATGGTCTGGGAGTTCTTGGATTAAGAACGACGGCTCAAATTTCTACATAAACCTGAAACCGACGGGTTCAAAAGTTGGGaag GGTGCAGGGAATGGAAATGGGACTGTCAAATGGCTACTTGATGAAATAGCTGAAAAAGAGAAAGATGCTGAGAGGTCATTAATGCACAG GTTCAACATTGCAACAGAGCTAACTGGACGTTGTAGAAATGAAGGGGAGCTGGGCCTTATTGGTATATTGGTCTGGATGAGATTCATGGCATGCAGACAACTTACGTGGAATAAGAACTACAATGTGAAACCACG TGAGATTAGTGCTGCTCAAGATAAACTTACTGATTTGCTGCAAAGAATCTACACTGAAGAACCAAATCATAGGGAGATTGTGAGGTTGATTATGGCAAGCATAGGCCGTGGGGGTGAAGGTGACGTGGGACAGAGAATTCGAGATGAAATACTAGTTCTTCAG AGAAATAATGACTGTAAGGGTGGGATGATGGAAGAGTGGCACCAGAAATTGCATAATAACACTAGCCCTGATGATGTGATAATTTGTCAG GCACTCTTGGATTATGTTAGAAGTGATTTCAAAACTGATGTTTATTGGAGAACATTAAATGCAAATGGCCTTACAAAGACCATACTTGCAAGTTATGACCGTCCAATTGTGTCAGAGCCTCGTTTCAGAGCTGATACCAAAGATGGGCTTATCCGTGACCTAACATCATACTTGAGGACATTAAAG GCTGTTCATTCTGGAGCTGACCTAGAATCTGCAATTGTGACTTGTTTGGGTTACTCTTCCAAG AGTCATGATTTTATGGGTGGAGTCAATGTTCAATCTGTTGGTGGCATATCATTAAAATTGCGG GAATGCCTGAACTTCATTCAAGCTCATGTTGAAGATCAGAACGTTGGTCCTTTGATGGAG AAACTACTAGAAGCCCGCGTTGAACTCCGTCCGATTTTGCTAAAGCCCCATGGAAGGTTGAAGGACTTAATTTTCCTAGATCTTGCATTGGATTCATCTGTTAGAACATCCATGGAGCGGGGATTTAAGGAACTAAATAATTCCCATCTGCAG GGTATTGTGTCCTTCATCTCTTTAATGCTTGAAAATTTATGCTTATCAGCAGTTGACAATGAAGACCTAATTTGTTGCATGAAG GACTGGTACCGTGTTTGTGAATTGTACAGACCAAATGATGATCGGTGGGCATTACAAGCAAAGGCTGTTCTTGATCGAGTCCGTCTGGCACTAACTGACAAGGCTCActattaccataaaatgattcagCCTAGTGCACAATATCTTGGTCAGTTGCTTGGAGTGCAGAAATGGGCA ATTGACATTTTCACAGAGGAGTTGATAAGGGCAGGATCAGCAGCTAGTCTTTCTCTACTCGTCAACCGTCTAGATCCAGTTCTCCGAAAAATTGCAAACCTCGGCTG TTGGCAGGTTATCAGTCCAGTGGAAGTGTGTGGTTTTGTAACTGCTGTAAATGAGTTGATTAGTGTTCAAAACAAAGTCTATAAAAGACCGACGATTATTGTTGCAAATAAAGTGACTGGGGAGGAAGAGATCCCAGATGGAGCAGTTGGCGTACTGACACCGGATATGCCAGATGTTCTTTCTCATGTTTCTGTTAGAGCAAGAAATAGCAAG GTGTGCTTTGCGACATGCTTTGATCAGAACATTCTGCGGGATCTGAAGTCGAAGGAAGGCAAAGCCATCTCGATACAACTGAGATCAATGGATCTGGTATACAG CGACATCACCAGCTCAGATTTGTCTCTTGGCTCCAATTCATCCTCCATTCCACGGGGACTTAGTTTAAAGAAGAAGGATTTTGGTGGTAAATATGCCATTTCAATTGAGGAGTTCACCAGAGAATTG GTTGGTGCGAAGTCTTATAACATTCAATACTTAAGAGGAAAGGTACCAACATGGATAAAGGTCCCGACATCAGTTGCCCTACCATTTGGAGTATTTGAAATTGTCCTGCAAGCAGACATAAATaag GATCTCGCAAATAGAATTTCCTCATTTGTTAAACTTGTAAGTGGTGGTGACCTTTCAAAACTACAAACTATACAAGAAACCATCCTACGCATGAGTCCTCCTTCTCAACTG ATTAATGAACTGAAGAGcaagatgaaaagctcaaggatACCCTGGCCTGGTGATGAAGGCGAGGCAAGATGGAACCAAGCATGGCTAGCAATTAAAAAG